A region of Vespula vulgaris chromosome 1, iyVesVulg1.1, whole genome shotgun sequence DNA encodes the following proteins:
- the LOC127071423 gene encoding rap guanine nucleotide exchange factor 2-like isoform X8, with protein MRAISRLVVSDVIVVGESPLSLEAALHKTFGKRTGSSARRPNECFVLEPSEMIVIDYPEVHGGGRMHRPPHPHPITDHRQVNLVFDDTFSQGLTGRPELYQKSNRSSHSSDTSSAYSGSDTMTSVQSSLDADADEVDLSGLVESIVDSDEEEDLAESMDSLNVRDAVRECLEKDPVERTEEDIETLLEFTQQLKAFTNMTLAVRRALCAVMVFAVVERAGMVVLNDGEELDSWSVLINGTVEIEHSNGEVEQLHLGDSFGILPTMDRLLHQGVMRTKCDDCQFVCVTQADYFRIQHQGEENTRRHEENGRVTLVTELRGALDGGVRRGHVVIRATPERLMLQLIEENSITDPTYVEDFLLTHRTFIDSPLLVASQLLEWFDQAQVRDRVARVVLLWVNNHFTDFETDPAMMEFLEAFEAGLEREKMQGQQRLLNIACAAKARTRNVTLARPNRDEILHFSILGGYERGFGIFISKVDKRSKAEDVGLKRGDQILEVNGQSFEHVNHAKALEILRSSTHLSITVKSNLLAFKEMLQMPDNSPRPRGRANKPEIPRLQSDPRARLSTHVDPITPVNPLNPLVGGVHLLIADSNVSPCKDAKKEHKGFMTLGPKRRLQKALMKMNILPKNTINDGVHLDDPLAPPHTPPGTCGSQTTTNLYHSKSNPDLTSLYCYDDLRAPDYPEHVLKVYKADQTCKYLLIHKETTAHEVVMLALQEFGITESSSNFSLAEVSVGEGGMIKQRRLPEQLQNLAERIGLSSRYYLKTNGISETLVADEQAPELIRESQVHFLQLNAVEVAIQLTLQDFSIFRQIESTEYVDDLFELKSRYGIPMLSQFAELVNREMFWVVTEVCSEHNLVRRSKIIKQFIKIARQCKECKNFNSMFAIVSGLGHGAVSRLRASWEKLPSKYQRLFSDLQELMDPSRNMSKYRQLVASEQTQPPIIPFYPVVKKDLTFIHLGNDSRVEGLVNFEKLRMIAKEVRTLTNMCSSPYDLLTMLERGGQPPSSAMVALNQMTTGNQGGQTATVKRRKKSAAAPNPKKMFEEAQMVRRVKAYLANMKVITDEERLHALSVDCEPHAGAVAIAAAVPLTGSRGRRHPSPTLSTTSSASSTSEGRKSIQGTKFGAASPQAVRKMLALSDPHKTRPYQPKHCPPPLPVPGLALHSSGLEPSPGAPRRVGSGSRVPMHERSHSDTPSSLPPPVDLSAESSSVTSLSNLQPLRKTLTSGSVTSSDSGHSTQLDSHSGSSVEAGGSPPPPQRRHSAMQGSGLAGVQGPPSAGTTTIMTNLTSMTTMTSNASMRAGLAGMGGSQCRQPPAYKVAAQMARLHRLGRAHSHEGVTYRTDHEDDDEDAQVSAV; from the exons TTTTCACAAGGCCTGACAGGTAGGCCGGAGCTGTATCAAAAATCCAATAGGAGTAGTCATTCGAGTGATACGAGTTCTGCGTACAGTGGCTCAGATACAATGACGTCTGTACAAAGTTCTTTGGATGCGGACGCAGACGAGGTCGATCTCTCTGGCCTCGTCGAGTCTATAGTAGACAGCGACGAGGAGGAAGATCTGGCTGAGAGTATGGAC AGTTTGAATGTTCGCGATGCTGTACGAGAATGTCTAGAAAAAGATCCCGTGGAAAGAACGGAAGAAGATATAGAGACACTTTTAGAATTTACACAACAACTAAAGGCCTTCACCAATATGACACTTGCTGTAAGAAGAGCGCTGTGCGCTGTTATGGTATTTGCAGTGGTTGAACGGGCTGGCATGGTTGTGTTGAATGACGGAGAAGAACTGGATAGTTGGAGCGTACTCATTAACGGTACTGTCGAAATTGAACACAGTAACGGCGAGGTGGAGCAGCTTCATCTTGGAGATAGTTTTGGAATCCTGCCTACCATGGATCGACTTTTGCATCAAGGCGTTATGAGGACAAA ATGCGATGATTGCCAATTTGTGTGTGTCACACAAGCAGACTATTTTAGAATTCAGCATCAGGGTGAAGAGAATACGAGAAGACACGAAGAGAATGGCAGGGTGACGTTAGTTACGGAATTACGAGGCGCCTTGGACGGGGGTGTACGCCGAGGTCATGTAGTGATTAGAGCAACGCCCGAGCGCTTAATGCTACAACTTATCGAAGAAAACAGTATTACGGATCCCACTTACGTggaagattttttattaactcatCGAACTTTTATCGATAGCCCTTTATTAGTTGCGAGCCAATTATTAGAGTGGTTTGACCAAGCTCAGGTCAGAGATCGTGTTGCGCGCGTTGTATTACTTTGGgtaaataatcattttacgGACTTTGAAACGGATCCAGCTATGATGGAATTTTTAGAAGCCTTTGAAGCTGgcttagaaagagaaaaaatgcagGGTCAACAGAG attattaaatatagcCTGCGCGGCAAAGGCAAGGACGCGGAATGTAACATTAGCAAGGCCTAACAGAGACGAAATTCTCCACTTTAGCATTTTAGGTGGTTATGAAAGGGGTtttggaatttttatttcaaaagttGATAAGAGATCGAAGGCTGAGGACGTTGGTTTAAAACGTGGCGATCAAATTTTGGAAGTGAACGGGCAAAGCTTCGAGCATGTTAATCATGCCAAAGCGTTGGAAATTCTAAGGAGTTCCACTCATCTCAGTATCACTGTAAAATCTAATCTTCTCG CTTTCAAGGAAATGCTCCAAATGCCAGACAATTCTCCAAGGCCAAGAGGAAGGGCAAATAAGCCAGAAATTCCTAGACTTCAGTCTGATCCACGCGCAAGACTCTCTACTCACGTTGATCCTATAACTCCAGTAAATCCCTTGAATCCTTTAGTAGGTGGGGTTCATCTCTTGATAGCAGATAGTAATGTTTCTCCTTGTAAGGATGCTAAAAAAGAGCATAAAGGATTTATGACTCTTGGACCTAAACGGAGATTACAAAAAGCActtatgaaaatgaatataCTGCCAAAGAATACAATCAA CGATGGTGTGCACTTAGATGATCCTCTCGCTCCACCACATACACCGCCAGGAACGTGCGGTTCACAAACCACAACTAATCTTTATCACTCGAAAAGTAATCCAGATCTTACATCATTATATTGTTACGATGATCTTAGAGCACCGGATTATCCGGAACACGTATTAAAGGTTTACAAGGCTGATCAAACTTGTAAATATCTTCTCATTCACAAAGAGACAACGGCGCACGAG gTGGTAATGCTCGCGCTACAGGAGTTTGGTATCACCGAGAGTAGTTCGAATTTCTCTTTGGCGGAAGTGAGTGTTGGCGAAGGTGGGATGATTAAGCAGCGTAGATTACCAGAGCAGCTGCAAAATCTTGCAGAAAGAATCGGTTTAAGTTCGCGTTATTATTTAAAGACTAACGGTATATCCGAGACTTTAGTAGCGGACGAGCAAGCGCCGGAACTTATCCGTGAATCTCAAGTACATTTTCTACAATTAAATGCTGTGGAGGTAGCCATCCAATTGACTCTACAGGATTTTAGTATATTTAG ACAAATCGAATCTACAGAGTATGTGGAcgatttatttgaattaaagAGCAGGTACGGAATACCAATGCTCAGTCAGTTCGCGGAGCTAGTCAATAGAGAAATGTTTTGGGTCGTTACGGAAGTTTGTTCCGAGCACAATCTTGTACGCCGTAGCAagattataaaacaatttataaaaatagctC GACAATGCaaagaatgtaaaaattttaattcgatgtTCGCAATTGTATCTGGTCTTGGTCATGGCGCGGTGTCGAGATTGAGAGCATCTTGGGAAAAACTGCCAAGTAAATATCAGAGATTATTCAGTGATCTACAAGAATTAATGGATCCTAGTCGCAACATGAGTAAATACCGTCAACTAGTAGCGTCCGAACAAACGCAACCACCGATC ATACCCTTCTATCCTGTAGTCAAAAAAGATTTGACCTTTATTCATCTGGGTAACGATTCTAGAGTAGAAGGTTTGGTGAATTTCGAGAAGCTCAGAATGATCGCGAAGGAGGTCCGAACGTTGACGAATATGTGTTCGTCTCCGTACGATCTGTTGACCATGTTGGAAAGAGGTGGACAACCACCGAGTTCCGCGATGGTAGCATTGAATCAAATGACAACGGGTAATCAAG GTGGTCAAACAGCAACGGTCAAACGACGTAAGAAGTCGGCAGCGGCACCGAATCCGAAGAAAATGTTCGAAGAAGCACAAATGGTTCGAAGAGTAAAGGCATATCTCGCGAACATGAAAGTGATTACCGACGAGGAACGATTGCACGCTCTTTCCGTCGATTGCGAACCTCATGCCGGTGCTGTCGCCATTGCTGCGGCGGTACCACTCACTGGAAGCCGGGGGAGAAGGCATCCTTCTCCTACGCTTTCAACTACGAGTAGTGCCAGCAGCACGAGCGAGGGAAGAAAGAGCATACAAG gTACAAAGTTCGGAGCTGCCTCGCCTCAGGCAGTAAGGAAGATGTTGGCTCTTTCAGATCCTCACAAAACTCGACCGTATCAACCTAAACATTGTCCACCACCCCTTCCAGTACCTGGATTGGCATTGCACTCTAGCGGACTCGAGCCGAGTCCTGGTGCACCGAGAAGAGTCGGTTCCGGTAGTAGAGTTCCGATGCACGAAAGATCGCACAGTGATACACCTTCGAGTTTACCACCACCTGTCGATCTCAGTGCCGAGAGTAGCAGTGTCACAAGTCTGAGTAATCTTCAACCATTACGGAAAACCTTAACGAGCG GTTCGGTGACGAGCAGTGATAGCGGTCACAGTACTCAACTGGACAGTCATAGTGGAAGCAGCGTAGAGGCAGGTGGCAGTCCGCCACCACCGCAAAGACGGCATTCCGCCATGCAAG GTTCCGGTCTGGCCGGAGTCCAGGGCCCACCAAGCGCAGGGACAACGACCATTATGACGAACCTTACATccatgacgacgatgacgtcgAACGCGTCGATGAGAGCCGGCCTGGCCGGCATGGGTGGTAGTCAGTGCCGCCAACCACCGGCTTACAAAGTCGCAGCGCAGATGGCAAGATTACACAGGCTCGGCCGTGCTCACAGCCACGAAGGAGTTACCTATCGGACCGATCACGAAGATG ATGACGAGGACGCCCAAGTGTCGGCGGTATAA
- the LOC127071423 gene encoding rap guanine nucleotide exchange factor 2-like isoform X11: MIVIDYPEVHGGGRMHRPPHPHPITDHRQVNLVFDDTFSQGLTGRPELYQKSNRSSHSSDTSSAYSGSDTMTSVQSSLDADADEVDLSGLVESIVDSDEEEDLAESMDSLNVRDAVRECLEKDPVERTEEDIETLLEFTQQLKAFTNMTLAVRRALCAVMVFAVVERAGMVVLNDGEELDSWSVLINGTVEIEHSNGEVEQLHLGDSFGILPTMDRLLHQGVMRTKCDDCQFVCVTQADYFRIQHQGEENTRRHEENGRVTLVTELRGALDGGVRRGHVVIRATPERLMLQLIEENSITDPTYVEDFLLTHRTFIDSPLLVASQLLEWFDQAQVRDRVARVVLLWVNNHFTDFETDPAMMEFLEAFEAGLEREKMQGQQRLLNIACAAKARTRNVTLARPNRDEILHFSILGGYERGFGIFISKVDKRSKAEDVGLKRGDQILEVNGQSFEHVNHAKALEILRSSTHLSITVKSNLLAFKEMLQMPDNSPRPRGRANKPEIPRLQSDPRARLSTHVDPITPVNPLNPLVGGVHLLIADSNVSPCKDAKKEHKGFMTLGPKRRLQKALMKMNILPKNTINDGVHLDDPLAPPHTPPGTCGSQTTTNLYHSKSNPDLTSLYCYDDLRAPDYPEHVLKVYKADQTCKYLLIHKETTAHEVVMLALQEFGITESSSNFSLAEVSVGEGGMIKQRRLPEQLQNLAERIGLSSRYYLKTNGISETLVADEQAPELIRESQVHFLQLNAVEVAIQLTLQDFSIFRQIESTEYVDDLFELKSRYGIPMLSQFAELVNREMFWVVTEVCSEHNLVRRSKIIKQFIKIARQCKECKNFNSMFAIVSGLGHGAVSRLRASWEKLPSKYQRLFSDLQELMDPSRNMSKYRQLVASEQTQPPIIPFYPVVKKDLTFIHLGNDSRVEGLVNFEKLRMIAKEVRTLTNMCSSPYDLLTMLERGGQPPSSAMVALNQMTTGNQGGQTATVKRRKKSAAAPNPKKMFEEAQMVRRVKAYLANMKVITDEERLHALSVDCEPHAGAVAIAAAVPLTGSRGRRHPSPTLSTTSSASSTSEGRKSIQGTKFGAASPQAVRKMLALSDPHKTRPYQPKHCPPPLPVPGLALHSSGLEPSPGAPRRVGSGSRVPMHERSHSDTPSSLPPPVDLSAESSSVTSLSNLQPLRKTLTSGSVTSSDSGHSTQLDSHSGSSVEAGGSPPPPQRRHSAMQGSGLAGVQGPPSAGTTTIMTNLTSMTTMTSNASMRAGLAGMGGSQCRQPPAYKVAAQMARLHRLGRAHSHEGVTYRTDHEDDDEDAQVSAV, translated from the exons TTTTCACAAGGCCTGACAGGTAGGCCGGAGCTGTATCAAAAATCCAATAGGAGTAGTCATTCGAGTGATACGAGTTCTGCGTACAGTGGCTCAGATACAATGACGTCTGTACAAAGTTCTTTGGATGCGGACGCAGACGAGGTCGATCTCTCTGGCCTCGTCGAGTCTATAGTAGACAGCGACGAGGAGGAAGATCTGGCTGAGAGTATGGAC AGTTTGAATGTTCGCGATGCTGTACGAGAATGTCTAGAAAAAGATCCCGTGGAAAGAACGGAAGAAGATATAGAGACACTTTTAGAATTTACACAACAACTAAAGGCCTTCACCAATATGACACTTGCTGTAAGAAGAGCGCTGTGCGCTGTTATGGTATTTGCAGTGGTTGAACGGGCTGGCATGGTTGTGTTGAATGACGGAGAAGAACTGGATAGTTGGAGCGTACTCATTAACGGTACTGTCGAAATTGAACACAGTAACGGCGAGGTGGAGCAGCTTCATCTTGGAGATAGTTTTGGAATCCTGCCTACCATGGATCGACTTTTGCATCAAGGCGTTATGAGGACAAA ATGCGATGATTGCCAATTTGTGTGTGTCACACAAGCAGACTATTTTAGAATTCAGCATCAGGGTGAAGAGAATACGAGAAGACACGAAGAGAATGGCAGGGTGACGTTAGTTACGGAATTACGAGGCGCCTTGGACGGGGGTGTACGCCGAGGTCATGTAGTGATTAGAGCAACGCCCGAGCGCTTAATGCTACAACTTATCGAAGAAAACAGTATTACGGATCCCACTTACGTggaagattttttattaactcatCGAACTTTTATCGATAGCCCTTTATTAGTTGCGAGCCAATTATTAGAGTGGTTTGACCAAGCTCAGGTCAGAGATCGTGTTGCGCGCGTTGTATTACTTTGGgtaaataatcattttacgGACTTTGAAACGGATCCAGCTATGATGGAATTTTTAGAAGCCTTTGAAGCTGgcttagaaagagaaaaaatgcagGGTCAACAGAG attattaaatatagcCTGCGCGGCAAAGGCAAGGACGCGGAATGTAACATTAGCAAGGCCTAACAGAGACGAAATTCTCCACTTTAGCATTTTAGGTGGTTATGAAAGGGGTtttggaatttttatttcaaaagttGATAAGAGATCGAAGGCTGAGGACGTTGGTTTAAAACGTGGCGATCAAATTTTGGAAGTGAACGGGCAAAGCTTCGAGCATGTTAATCATGCCAAAGCGTTGGAAATTCTAAGGAGTTCCACTCATCTCAGTATCACTGTAAAATCTAATCTTCTCG CTTTCAAGGAAATGCTCCAAATGCCAGACAATTCTCCAAGGCCAAGAGGAAGGGCAAATAAGCCAGAAATTCCTAGACTTCAGTCTGATCCACGCGCAAGACTCTCTACTCACGTTGATCCTATAACTCCAGTAAATCCCTTGAATCCTTTAGTAGGTGGGGTTCATCTCTTGATAGCAGATAGTAATGTTTCTCCTTGTAAGGATGCTAAAAAAGAGCATAAAGGATTTATGACTCTTGGACCTAAACGGAGATTACAAAAAGCActtatgaaaatgaatataCTGCCAAAGAATACAATCAA CGATGGTGTGCACTTAGATGATCCTCTCGCTCCACCACATACACCGCCAGGAACGTGCGGTTCACAAACCACAACTAATCTTTATCACTCGAAAAGTAATCCAGATCTTACATCATTATATTGTTACGATGATCTTAGAGCACCGGATTATCCGGAACACGTATTAAAGGTTTACAAGGCTGATCAAACTTGTAAATATCTTCTCATTCACAAAGAGACAACGGCGCACGAG gTGGTAATGCTCGCGCTACAGGAGTTTGGTATCACCGAGAGTAGTTCGAATTTCTCTTTGGCGGAAGTGAGTGTTGGCGAAGGTGGGATGATTAAGCAGCGTAGATTACCAGAGCAGCTGCAAAATCTTGCAGAAAGAATCGGTTTAAGTTCGCGTTATTATTTAAAGACTAACGGTATATCCGAGACTTTAGTAGCGGACGAGCAAGCGCCGGAACTTATCCGTGAATCTCAAGTACATTTTCTACAATTAAATGCTGTGGAGGTAGCCATCCAATTGACTCTACAGGATTTTAGTATATTTAG ACAAATCGAATCTACAGAGTATGTGGAcgatttatttgaattaaagAGCAGGTACGGAATACCAATGCTCAGTCAGTTCGCGGAGCTAGTCAATAGAGAAATGTTTTGGGTCGTTACGGAAGTTTGTTCCGAGCACAATCTTGTACGCCGTAGCAagattataaaacaatttataaaaatagctC GACAATGCaaagaatgtaaaaattttaattcgatgtTCGCAATTGTATCTGGTCTTGGTCATGGCGCGGTGTCGAGATTGAGAGCATCTTGGGAAAAACTGCCAAGTAAATATCAGAGATTATTCAGTGATCTACAAGAATTAATGGATCCTAGTCGCAACATGAGTAAATACCGTCAACTAGTAGCGTCCGAACAAACGCAACCACCGATC ATACCCTTCTATCCTGTAGTCAAAAAAGATTTGACCTTTATTCATCTGGGTAACGATTCTAGAGTAGAAGGTTTGGTGAATTTCGAGAAGCTCAGAATGATCGCGAAGGAGGTCCGAACGTTGACGAATATGTGTTCGTCTCCGTACGATCTGTTGACCATGTTGGAAAGAGGTGGACAACCACCGAGTTCCGCGATGGTAGCATTGAATCAAATGACAACGGGTAATCAAG GTGGTCAAACAGCAACGGTCAAACGACGTAAGAAGTCGGCAGCGGCACCGAATCCGAAGAAAATGTTCGAAGAAGCACAAATGGTTCGAAGAGTAAAGGCATATCTCGCGAACATGAAAGTGATTACCGACGAGGAACGATTGCACGCTCTTTCCGTCGATTGCGAACCTCATGCCGGTGCTGTCGCCATTGCTGCGGCGGTACCACTCACTGGAAGCCGGGGGAGAAGGCATCCTTCTCCTACGCTTTCAACTACGAGTAGTGCCAGCAGCACGAGCGAGGGAAGAAAGAGCATACAAG gTACAAAGTTCGGAGCTGCCTCGCCTCAGGCAGTAAGGAAGATGTTGGCTCTTTCAGATCCTCACAAAACTCGACCGTATCAACCTAAACATTGTCCACCACCCCTTCCAGTACCTGGATTGGCATTGCACTCTAGCGGACTCGAGCCGAGTCCTGGTGCACCGAGAAGAGTCGGTTCCGGTAGTAGAGTTCCGATGCACGAAAGATCGCACAGTGATACACCTTCGAGTTTACCACCACCTGTCGATCTCAGTGCCGAGAGTAGCAGTGTCACAAGTCTGAGTAATCTTCAACCATTACGGAAAACCTTAACGAGCG GTTCGGTGACGAGCAGTGATAGCGGTCACAGTACTCAACTGGACAGTCATAGTGGAAGCAGCGTAGAGGCAGGTGGCAGTCCGCCACCACCGCAAAGACGGCATTCCGCCATGCAAG GTTCCGGTCTGGCCGGAGTCCAGGGCCCACCAAGCGCAGGGACAACGACCATTATGACGAACCTTACATccatgacgacgatgacgtcgAACGCGTCGATGAGAGCCGGCCTGGCCGGCATGGGTGGTAGTCAGTGCCGCCAACCACCGGCTTACAAAGTCGCAGCGCAGATGGCAAGATTACACAGGCTCGGCCGTGCTCACAGCCACGAAGGAGTTACCTATCGGACCGATCACGAAGATG ATGACGAGGACGCCCAAGTGTCGGCGGTATAA